The following coding sequences are from one Triticum dicoccoides isolate Atlit2015 ecotype Zavitan chromosome 4A, WEW_v2.0, whole genome shotgun sequence window:
- the LOC119286331 gene encoding NDR1/HIN1-like protein 10, with product MHPASSSSSAAHPPDGDRPNAKAPPPPGPAMGYPANAAPNPGNASSAYYAAAPPPVANGNGAAAFGVAYPYPAPPPHXXXYHHYHNHHNPYQAAPPPPPTCLRRLLALVVAAFLLLGAGTFIVWLLLRPRAPAFSLSALTLSRVAYSPANSSLSAAFDASLLADNPNSKLTISYSSLVAYVDLAPSSPIAVTSLAPFAQGPRNSTTLAFRLDVDGTYVGPDEAAALKSGNGGTMEVQVRLAAIAVFDRGGWRTRRRAMRVLCDGVPVTFRGKNATDAKFDGPARRCQVVL from the exons ATGCACCCGGCGTCCTCTTCCTCCTCAGCGGCGCACCCGCCCGACGGCGACCGCCCCAACGCCAAggccccgccgcctcccggccccgcCATGGGCTACCCGGCCAACGCCGCGCCCAACCCCGGCAACGCCAGCTCCGCCTACTACGCCGcggcgccgccccccgtcgccaacGGCAACGGCGCGGCCGCCTTCGGCGTCGCCTACCCCTACCCGGCCCCGCCCCCGCAC NNNNNNNNNTACCACCACTACCACAACCACCACAACCCCTACcaggcggccccgccgccgccgcccacctgcCTGCGCCGCCTCCTCGCGCTCGTCGtcgccgccttcctcctcctcggcgccGGCACCTTCATCGTCTGGCTCCTCCTCCGCCCGCGCGCGCCCGCCTTCTCCCTCTCCGCCCTCACGCTCTCCCGCGTCGCCTACTCCCCGGCCAActcctccctctccgccgccttcgACGCCTCCCTCCTCGCCGACAATCCCAACTCCAAGCTCACCATCTCCTACTCCTCCCTCGTCGCCTacgtcgacctcgccccctcctccCCCATCGCCGTCACCTCCCTCGCGCCCTTCGCGCAGGGGCCCCGGAACTCCACCACGCTCGCCTTCCGCCTCGACGTCGACGGGACATACGTCGGGCCCGACGAGGCCGCTGCGCTCAAGAGCGGCAACGGGGGCACCATGGAGGTCCAGGTGAGGCTCGCGGCCATCGCCGTCTTCGATAGAGGGGGCTGGCGCACCCGCCGGAGGGCCATGAGGGTGCTGTGCGATGGAGTGCCCGTCACATTCCGTGGGAAGAACGCCACCGACGCAAAATTTGATGGCCCGGCACGCCGCTGCCAAGTCGTCTTGTGA